One window of the Pseudomonas knackmussii B13 genome contains the following:
- the ssuC gene encoding aliphatic sulfonate ABC transporter permease SsuC codes for MSVSNRLARRLAPWALPVALLLAWQVAVEGGFLSTRILPAPSAVFEAGYQLVKSGELWQHLAISTWRAALGFLIGGSIGLSLGLITGLSKWGERLLDSSVQMIRNVPHLALIPLVILWFGIDESAKIFLVALGTLFPIYLNTYHGIRNIDPGLLEMARSYGLSGFGLFRQVILPGALPSILVGVRFALGFMWLTLIVAETISAGSGIGYLAMNAREFLQTDVVVLAILLYAVLGKLADLAARGLERVWLRWHPAYQHKGGAA; via the coding sequence ATGAGCGTTTCCAATCGATTGGCCCGGCGCCTCGCGCCCTGGGCCTTGCCGGTAGCGCTGCTGCTGGCCTGGCAGGTGGCGGTGGAAGGGGGCTTCCTCTCCACGCGCATCCTGCCGGCGCCCAGCGCGGTGTTCGAGGCCGGCTATCAGCTGGTGAAGAGCGGCGAGCTCTGGCAGCACCTGGCGATCAGCACCTGGCGTGCGGCCCTCGGCTTCCTGATCGGCGGCTCCATCGGCCTGAGCCTGGGGCTCATCACCGGCCTGTCGAAGTGGGGCGAGCGCCTCCTCGACAGCTCGGTGCAGATGATCCGCAACGTGCCGCACCTGGCGCTGATCCCGCTGGTGATCCTGTGGTTCGGCATCGACGAGTCGGCGAAGATCTTCCTGGTTGCCCTCGGCACCCTGTTCCCGATCTACCTCAACACCTACCACGGCATCCGCAACATCGACCCGGGCCTGCTGGAGATGGCGCGCAGCTACGGGCTGTCGGGCTTCGGGCTGTTCCGCCAGGTGATCCTGCCCGGCGCGCTGCCGTCGATCCTGGTCGGCGTGCGTTTCGCCCTGGGCTTCATGTGGTTGACCTTGATAGTCGCCGAGACCATTTCCGCCGGTTCCGGCATCGGCTACCTGGCGATGAATGCCCGCGAGTTCCTGCAGACCGACGTGGTGGTCCTGGCGATCCTGCTCTACGCGGTCCTGGGCAAGCTCGCCGACCTCGCCGCGCGCGGCCTGGAACGCGTCTGGCTGCGCTGGCACCCGGCCTATCAGCACAAGGGAGGTGCGGCATGA
- the ssuB gene encoding aliphatic sulfonates ABC transporter ATP-binding protein produces MNALSNLAPNTPQQLKQGIPLALEGVVKRFGEREVLKGIDLRIPAGQFVAIVGRSGCGKSTLLRLLAGLDAPSEGQLLVGAAPLEDAREGTRLMFQDSRLLPWKRVIDNVGLGLKGDWRPQALEALQAVGLADRAGEWPASLSGGQKQRVALARALIHRPRLLLLDEPLGALDALTRIEMQQLIERLWQQHGFSVLLVTHDVAEAVAVADRVILIEDGEIGLDLAVDLPRPRSRGSARLAALEAEVLDRVLSLPPLPPEPEPVSPLPTQLRWAL; encoded by the coding sequence ATGAACGCGCTGAGCAACCTGGCGCCGAACACGCCGCAACAGCTCAAGCAGGGCATCCCGCTGGCGCTCGAAGGCGTGGTCAAGCGCTTCGGTGAGCGCGAGGTGCTCAAGGGCATCGACCTGCGCATCCCTGCCGGGCAATTCGTCGCCATCGTCGGCCGCAGCGGCTGCGGCAAGAGCACCTTGCTGCGCCTGCTGGCCGGCCTGGATGCGCCCAGCGAGGGCCAACTGCTGGTCGGTGCTGCGCCGCTGGAAGACGCCCGCGAAGGCACCCGCCTGATGTTCCAGGACTCGCGCCTGCTGCCGTGGAAACGAGTGATCGACAACGTCGGCCTCGGCCTGAAGGGCGACTGGCGCCCGCAGGCCCTGGAAGCGCTGCAGGCGGTCGGCCTGGCCGACCGCGCCGGCGAGTGGCCGGCGAGCCTGTCCGGCGGGCAGAAGCAGCGCGTGGCCCTGGCTCGCGCGCTGATCCACCGGCCGCGCCTGCTGCTGCTCGATGAGCCGCTGGGCGCGCTGGATGCGCTGACCCGCATCGAGATGCAGCAACTGATCGAACGCCTCTGGCAACAGCACGGTTTCAGCGTGCTGCTGGTGACCCACGATGTCGCCGAGGCGGTGGCCGTGGCCGACCGCGTGATCCTCATCGAGGACGGCGAGATCGGCCTGGACCTGGCCGTCGACCTGCCGCGCCCGCGTTCGCGTGGCTCGGCGCGCCTGGCTGCGCTCGAGGCCGAAGTGCTCGACCGCGTGCTGTCGCTACCGCCGCTGCCGCCCGAGCCGGAACCCGTATCCCCCCTGCCCACGCAATTGCGCTGGGCGCTCTGA
- a CDS encoding TOBE domain-containing protein, which produces MTIKAINVRNQFKGTIKEIVIGDVLSEIDVQTAAGVVTSVITTRSVRELELQVGSEVIAFVKSTEVSIAKL; this is translated from the coding sequence ATGACCATCAAAGCCATCAACGTCCGCAACCAGTTCAAGGGCACCATCAAGGAAATCGTGATCGGCGACGTACTGTCGGAAATCGACGTGCAAACCGCCGCCGGCGTGGTCACCTCGGTGATCACCACTCGCTCGGTACGCGAGCTGGAACTGCAGGTAGGCAGCGAAGTGATCGCCTTCGTGAAGTCGACCGAAGTGTCCATCGCCAAGCTGTGA
- a CDS encoding hemerythrin domain-containing protein: MNRLLRDLHEYHHDVGIHINRIKGLLGALKDASCTDADCKQLFRQLDALHGVPEMLHHENEELIRRALLRTDAPIHPRVKDIERDHLAFERIATQLRALEGSGHSPREIAAIVEDFLGKYFDHMDGEENIFFPMAEEWLSDEQWEEVRHLWRY, encoded by the coding sequence ATGAATCGCCTGCTGCGCGACCTGCACGAGTATCACCACGACGTCGGCATCCACATCAATCGAATCAAAGGCCTGCTCGGCGCCCTCAAGGATGCGTCCTGCACCGACGCCGACTGCAAGCAGCTGTTTCGCCAGCTCGATGCGCTGCACGGCGTCCCCGAGATGCTGCACCACGAGAACGAAGAGCTGATCCGCCGCGCCCTGCTGCGCACCGATGCGCCTATCCACCCGCGGGTGAAGGATATCGAGCGCGATCACCTGGCCTTCGAACGCATCGCCACGCAGCTGCGTGCATTGGAAGGCTCCGGCCACAGCCCACGGGAGATCGCGGCGATCGTCGAAGACTTCCTCGGCAAGTATTTCGACCACATGGATGGCGAGGAGAACATCTTCTTCCCGATGGCCGAAGAATGGCTGTCCGACGAGCAATGGGAAGAAGTCAGGCACCTCTGGCGATACTGA
- a CDS encoding alpha/beta fold hydrolase, translating into MTDSLRPQDQWIATPGGRLFARRWPGANAVAAPIVLFHDSLGCVELWRDFPERLAAATGRTVIAYDRLGFGRSDAHPGLLSTRFIGEEAAQFFPLLCEQLGIDDFIAFGHSVGGAMAAHCAALFPQRCQALVTESAQAFVEQRTRDGIAQARNEFAKPGQLDRLVRYHGDKAAWVLAAWAETWLSDAFAPWTLAAGSPQLECPLLVLHGSEDEYGSSRHPQLIAELAADAEMLILPQLHHVPHREQPETVLAAVARFLAARG; encoded by the coding sequence ATGACCGACAGCCTTCGACCGCAAGACCAGTGGATCGCCACACCCGGCGGTCGCCTGTTCGCCCGGCGCTGGCCAGGCGCGAATGCCGTGGCGGCGCCCATCGTGCTGTTCCACGACTCCCTGGGATGCGTCGAACTCTGGCGCGACTTTCCCGAACGGCTCGCCGCCGCCACCGGGCGCACGGTGATCGCCTACGACCGCCTGGGCTTCGGCCGCTCGGATGCACATCCCGGCCTACTGTCGACCCGCTTCATCGGCGAGGAGGCGGCGCAGTTCTTCCCGCTGCTGTGCGAGCAGTTGGGCATCGACGACTTCATCGCCTTCGGTCACAGCGTCGGCGGCGCCATGGCCGCGCACTGCGCCGCGCTTTTCCCGCAGCGTTGCCAGGCGCTCGTTACCGAGTCGGCGCAGGCTTTCGTCGAGCAGCGCACGCGCGACGGCATTGCCCAGGCGCGCAATGAATTTGCCAAGCCGGGGCAGCTGGATCGGCTCGTCCGTTACCACGGCGACAAGGCGGCCTGGGTGCTGGCGGCCTGGGCCGAGACCTGGCTGTCGGATGCCTTCGCGCCCTGGACGCTGGCGGCAGGTTCGCCGCAGCTGGAGTGCCCGTTGCTGGTCCTGCACGGCAGCGAGGACGAGTACGGCTCGTCGCGCCATCCGCAGCTGATTGCCGAGCTGGCAGCGGATGCCGAAATGCTGATCCTGCCGCAGCTTCACCACGTGCCGCATCGCGAGCAGCCGGAAACGGTGCTGGCGGCGGTGGCGCGCTTTCTCGCGGCGCGCGGCTGA
- a CDS encoding GGDEF domain-containing protein: protein MTVLETPARPRTGQIPDDQRAAFAAYVLQHYRGFLLAINFIAMAAYDSYVFADALLIPDMALTSLLLRGGLSLVGLLNIFLVFRYSRSVLLMDMLMPLHDIVSTVAWFELLKRSASPDVPTFLYASVVFILLGNLGVRYSFRGILACSLVISAIILYNVSLIHAGAPKALLVFTLVYLPVALFSLFISWTNIRGVRQAFLADLEGSRQRSELAALNLRLQELAATDALTQVGNRRALDLQLEQNWRQARQNGRPFALLLADIDYFKPFNDHYGHPAGDQCLCEVASCMADTLRNGQAQIFRYGGEEFVVMLQVTSREELQRIAERLRERVSSLSIEHLYRPDALRHLTISLGGALSSSEGLQQPADLLACCDHLLYRAKQQGRNQTCLAPA from the coding sequence ATGACCGTCCTTGAAACCCCTGCCCGCCCCCGTACCGGCCAGATCCCCGACGACCAGCGAGCGGCCTTCGCCGCCTACGTCCTGCAGCACTATCGCGGCTTCCTGCTGGCGATCAACTTCATCGCCATGGCGGCCTACGACTCCTACGTGTTCGCCGACGCGCTGCTGATCCCGGACATGGCGCTGACCTCCCTGCTGCTGCGCGGCGGGCTCAGCCTGGTCGGCCTGCTGAACATCTTCCTGGTGTTCCGCTACAGCCGCAGCGTGCTGCTGATGGACATGCTGATGCCGCTGCACGACATCGTCTCGACGGTGGCCTGGTTCGAGTTGCTCAAACGCAGCGCCTCGCCGGACGTGCCGACCTTCCTCTACGCCTCGGTGGTGTTCATCCTGCTCGGGAACCTGGGCGTGCGCTATTCGTTCCGCGGCATCCTGGCCTGCTCGCTGGTGATCTCGGCGATCATTCTCTACAACGTCTCGCTGATCCATGCCGGCGCCCCCAAGGCGCTGCTGGTATTCACCCTGGTCTACCTGCCGGTGGCGCTGTTCAGCCTGTTCATCAGCTGGACCAACATCCGCGGCGTGCGCCAGGCCTTCCTCGCCGATCTCGAAGGCAGCCGCCAGCGCAGCGAGCTGGCGGCGCTGAACCTGCGCCTGCAGGAACTGGCCGCCACCGACGCCCTGACCCAGGTCGGCAACCGCCGCGCCCTGGACCTGCAACTGGAGCAGAACTGGCGGCAGGCGCGGCAGAACGGCCGGCCGTTCGCCCTGCTGCTGGCCGACATCGACTATTTCAAGCCGTTCAACGATCACTACGGCCACCCGGCCGGCGACCAGTGCCTGTGCGAGGTCGCCAGTTGCATGGCCGATACCCTGCGCAACGGCCAGGCGCAGATTTTCCGCTACGGCGGCGAGGAGTTCGTGGTGATGCTGCAGGTCACCAGCCGCGAGGAGTTGCAGCGCATCGCCGAGCGCCTGCGCGAGCGCGTTTCCTCGCTGTCCATCGAGCACCTGTATCGACCGGACGCGCTGCGCCACCTGACCATCAGCCTGGGCGGCGCGCTCTCCTCCAGCGAAGGGCTACAGCAGCCGGCCGACCTGCTGGCCTGCTGCGACCACCTGCTCTACCGGGCCAAGCAACAAGGCCGTAACCAGACCTGCCTGGCGCCGGCCTGA
- a CDS encoding PAS domain-containing hybrid sensor histidine kinase/response regulator, which produces MFCSALGAVLLQHSNQQQAASAVAQEAQRLADTVLSRIALYQYGLRGARGAVLTAGEDGMSRALFLRYSRTRDLTREFVGARGFGFIRRVPHEREESFLRQAREDGAPDFAIRELSANPGERYVIQYIEPQASNLQAVGLDIASDDSRRQAAVAAMRSGEARLTAPITLVQATGESLQSFLFLMPIYRGGVTPASVDERERQLFGWSYAPLLMSEVLANLLPSSEDVYFQLSDITEGAPVRTFFTGSDDAKAPRLFNQVLQREVFGRHWQIEFGAHPAFVQRLHQVSPLLAFALGSLASLLLAALLGAVSVSRRRRHNIVEQQARLAAIVESSNDAIIGTDLRGEISTWNAGAEKLFGYSAEQAVGRSIAQLLVPQEAAEEESRILAVVARGESVQSFDTQRLHQDGRRIDVSVSVAPIRGRKGNVVGASKTLRDITAKKAAEARIYELNSNLELQVAARTAELHESNLLLSSVLRSASELSIIATDVQGNIRIFNQGAERLLGYSADEMVGRHTPRKLHVEEELELRAAQLSRELDESVEGFHVLSRPAERDGAEVREWTYVRKDGSRVPVNLMVTAIRDDQGSLTGYLGIATDITERKAAEERLKSARDQLALAAEVANLGIWSWDLADDSLQWNEHMFALYEQSPRLAGAGLNFEHWRERLHPQDRQATLDSLWAAVEGSGAYVPTFRLVLPSGRVRYVQAGARVERAADGTPLRVTGINLDITHEREMQATLRLAKEQADAANAAKSSFLANMSHEIRTPMNAVLGMLYLTQQTHLDARQRDYVDKAHSAATSLLGLLNDILDYSKIEAGKLQLDLHPFEPETLLRDLAVVLSGNLGDKDVEVLFDLDPALPGSLLGDALRLQQILINLAGNAIKFTSRGQVVVSVHPLRREGDCLHLRIAVSDSGIGISEEQLQRIFESFTQAEASTTRRFGGTGLGLFICQRLVELMGGKLQVESRLGVGSRFWFDLPLPVVAETVAKAPATAPQRPLRLLVADDNASAGEVLVRTCEALGWRADLVSGGLYAVLHYREARRQGIDYDVVLMDWRMPDLDGLQAARQIQREASPLAPPTIIMITAYGREVLANEQDGPSAPFMDFLTKPVTPRQLADSVRQVLGELPAPAAPAPREKPRRLAGRRLLVVEDNALTRQVAAELLASEGATVLLAEDGLAGVSQVCAVATPPDAVLMDMQMPGIDGLEATRRIRADGRFAELPILAMTANASQADRQACLDAGMNDHIAKPIDKEQLVRCLLAQLGAPAIPGELRVASSTTGLVESREAILDRFGGDEQLVVRVLRTFEPEMEKLLARLEQQQLAGDAETLAGTLHTLKGSAGTMGARVLGERAAALEAELLQRATEDPRANLEPQCIQELRQLLGSSVLELQGQFSPPDPFATPGERPALSRPQARQRLDEVLMLLEAGNLEAVARFDALARHQHPWPKHFKRLHERIQSLDFGSALRIGREMFEEL; this is translated from the coding sequence ATGTTCTGCTCCGCGCTGGGCGCCGTGCTGTTGCAGCACAGCAACCAGCAGCAGGCCGCCAGCGCCGTGGCGCAGGAGGCGCAACGCCTGGCCGACACCGTGCTGAGCCGCATCGCGCTGTACCAGTACGGGTTGCGCGGCGCGCGTGGCGCGGTGCTCACCGCCGGCGAGGACGGCATGAGCCGCGCACTGTTCCTGCGCTACAGCCGGACTCGCGACCTCACGCGCGAGTTCGTCGGCGCCCGGGGCTTCGGCTTCATCCGCCGGGTGCCGCACGAGCGCGAGGAAAGCTTCCTGCGCCAGGCCCGCGAAGACGGCGCGCCCGACTTCGCCATCCGCGAGCTGAGCGCCAATCCGGGCGAGCGCTACGTCATCCAGTACATCGAGCCGCAAGCCTCGAACCTGCAGGCGGTGGGCCTGGACATCGCCTCCGACGACAGTCGCCGGCAGGCCGCAGTGGCCGCCATGCGCAGCGGCGAGGCACGCCTGACCGCGCCGATCACGCTGGTCCAGGCCACGGGCGAATCCCTGCAGTCGTTCCTCTTCCTGATGCCGATCTACCGGGGCGGCGTGACGCCAGCGAGCGTCGACGAGCGCGAACGCCAATTGTTCGGCTGGAGCTACGCGCCGCTGCTGATGAGCGAAGTGCTCGCCAACCTGCTGCCCAGCAGCGAAGACGTGTATTTCCAGCTCAGTGACATCACCGAAGGCGCCCCGGTGCGCACCTTCTTCACCGGCAGCGACGATGCCAAGGCGCCACGCCTGTTCAACCAGGTGCTGCAGCGCGAGGTGTTCGGCCGGCACTGGCAGATCGAATTCGGCGCCCACCCGGCATTCGTCCAGCGCCTGCACCAGGTATCGCCGCTGCTGGCCTTCGCCCTCGGCAGCCTCGCCAGCCTGCTGCTCGCCGCCCTGCTCGGCGCGGTCTCGGTGAGCCGCCGGCGCCGCCACAACATCGTCGAGCAGCAGGCGCGCCTGGCCGCCATCGTCGAATCCTCGAACGACGCCATCATCGGCACCGACCTGCGCGGCGAGATCAGCACCTGGAACGCCGGTGCCGAAAAGCTCTTCGGCTACAGCGCCGAACAGGCCGTCGGCCGCTCCATCGCGCAGCTACTGGTGCCCCAGGAAGCCGCCGAGGAGGAAAGCCGCATCCTCGCCGTGGTCGCCCGTGGCGAAAGCGTCCAAAGCTTCGATACCCAGCGTTTGCACCAGGACGGCCGGCGGATTGACGTTTCGGTCAGCGTGGCGCCGATTCGCGGGCGCAAGGGCAACGTCGTCGGCGCCTCCAAGACCCTGCGCGACATCACTGCCAAGAAGGCTGCCGAGGCGCGCATCTACGAACTCAACAGCAACCTCGAACTGCAGGTGGCGGCGCGTACTGCCGAGCTGCACGAGTCGAACCTGCTGCTGAGCAGCGTGCTGCGCTCGGCTTCCGAACTGTCGATCATCGCCACCGACGTGCAGGGCAACATCCGCATCTTCAACCAGGGAGCGGAGCGTCTGCTCGGCTACAGCGCCGACGAGATGGTCGGCCGGCACACGCCCAGGAAACTGCACGTCGAAGAGGAGCTGGAACTGCGCGCCGCGCAACTGAGCCGCGAGCTCGACGAGTCGGTCGAGGGCTTCCACGTGCTTTCCCGCCCGGCCGAGCGCGACGGCGCCGAAGTGCGCGAGTGGACCTATGTGCGCAAGGACGGCTCGCGCGTGCCGGTGAACCTGATGGTCACGGCGATCCGCGACGACCAGGGCAGCCTCACCGGCTACCTCGGCATCGCCACCGACATCACCGAGCGCAAGGCCGCCGAGGAGCGCCTCAAGTCGGCCCGCGACCAGCTGGCGCTGGCCGCCGAAGTGGCCAACCTGGGCATCTGGAGCTGGGACCTGGCCGACGACTCGCTGCAGTGGAACGAACACATGTTCGCCCTCTACGAACAGTCGCCGCGCCTGGCCGGCGCCGGCCTGAACTTCGAGCACTGGCGCGAGCGCCTGCACCCGCAGGATCGCCAGGCCACCCTCGACAGCCTGTGGGCGGCCGTCGAAGGCAGCGGCGCCTACGTGCCGACCTTCCGCCTCGTCCTGCCCAGCGGACGGGTGCGCTACGTCCAGGCCGGCGCGCGGGTCGAGCGCGCGGCCGACGGCACGCCGCTGCGCGTCACCGGGATCAACCTCGACATCACCCACGAGCGCGAGATGCAGGCCACTCTGCGCCTGGCCAAGGAGCAGGCCGACGCCGCCAACGCGGCCAAGTCGTCGTTCCTGGCCAACATGAGCCACGAGATCCGTACCCCGATGAACGCCGTGCTGGGCATGCTCTACCTGACCCAGCAGACCCACCTCGACGCCCGCCAGCGCGACTACGTGGACAAGGCGCACTCCGCCGCCACCTCCCTGCTCGGCCTGCTCAACGACATCCTCGACTACTCCAAGATCGAGGCCGGCAAGCTGCAGCTGGACCTGCACCCCTTCGAGCCGGAAACCCTGCTGCGCGATCTCGCCGTGGTGCTCTCGGGCAACCTCGGCGACAAGGATGTCGAAGTGCTCTTCGACCTCGATCCGGCACTGCCCGGCAGCCTGCTCGGCGATGCCCTGCGCCTGCAGCAGATCCTCATCAACCTCGCCGGCAACGCCATCAAGTTCACCAGCCGCGGCCAGGTGGTGGTCAGCGTCCACCCGCTGCGCCGCGAGGGCGACTGCCTGCATCTGCGCATTGCCGTCAGCGACAGCGGTATCGGCATCAGCGAAGAACAGCTGCAGCGCATCTTCGAGAGCTTCACCCAGGCCGAAGCCTCCACCACCCGGCGCTTTGGCGGCACGGGCCTGGGGCTGTTCATCTGCCAGCGCCTGGTCGAGCTGATGGGTGGCAAGCTGCAGGTGGAGAGCCGCCTGGGCGTCGGCAGCCGGTTCTGGTTCGACCTGCCGCTGCCGGTCGTTGCCGAGACCGTGGCCAAAGCACCGGCCACGGCCCCGCAGCGCCCCCTGCGCCTGCTGGTGGCCGACGACAACGCCAGCGCCGGCGAAGTGCTGGTGCGCACCTGCGAAGCCCTCGGCTGGCGGGCCGACCTGGTCAGCGGCGGGCTGTATGCGGTGCTGCATTACCGCGAGGCACGGCGGCAGGGCATCGACTACGACGTGGTGCTGATGGACTGGCGCATGCCCGACCTCGACGGCCTGCAGGCTGCCCGGCAGATCCAGCGCGAGGCCAGCCCGCTGGCGCCGCCGACCATCATCATGATCACCGCCTACGGCCGCGAAGTGCTGGCCAACGAGCAGGACGGGCCGAGCGCGCCCTTCATGGACTTCCTGACCAAGCCGGTGACGCCACGGCAACTGGCCGACTCGGTGCGCCAGGTGCTCGGCGAGCTGCCCGCGCCCGCCGCCCCTGCGCCGCGGGAGAAGCCGCGGCGGCTGGCCGGACGGCGCCTGCTGGTGGTGGAGGACAACGCGCTAACCCGCCAGGTCGCCGCCGAGCTGCTGGCCAGCGAAGGCGCCACCGTACTGCTGGCCGAGGACGGGTTGGCCGGGGTGAGCCAGGTCTGCGCCGTCGCCACGCCGCCGGATGCGGTGCTGATGGACATGCAGATGCCCGGCATCGACGGCCTGGAAGCGACCCGGCGGATCCGCGCGGACGGCCGCTTCGCCGAGCTGCCGATCCTCGCCATGACCGCCAACGCCTCCCAGGCCGACCGCCAGGCGTGTCTCGACGCCGGGATGAACGACCACATCGCCAAGCCGATCGACAAGGAACAGCTGGTGCGCTGCCTGCTCGCCCAGCTTGGCGCGCCGGCAATCCCCGGCGAACTGCGCGTGGCATCCAGCACCACCGGCCTGGTGGAAAGCCGCGAAGCGATCCTCGACCGCTTCGGCGGTGACGAGCAGCTTGTCGTGCGGGTGCTGCGCACCTTCGAGCCGGAAATGGAAAAGCTCCTCGCGCGCCTGGAACAGCAGCAGTTGGCCGGCGACGCGGAAACCCTCGCCGGCACCCTGCACACGCTCAAGGGCAGCGCCGGCACCATGGGCGCCCGCGTGCTCGGCGAGCGCGCCGCGGCGCTGGAGGCCGAACTGCTGCAACGCGCCACCGAAGATCCGCGCGCCAACCTGGAGCCACAATGCATCCAGGAACTGCGCCAGTTGCTCGGCAGCAGCGTGCTCGAGTTGCAGGGGCAGTTCAGCCCCCCCGATCCCTTCGCGACGCCAGGCGAGCGCCCGGCGTTGAGCCGGCCGCAGGCGCGCCAGCGGCTCGACGAAGTCCTCATGCTGCTGGAGGCCGGCAACCTCGAAGCCGTCGCCCGTTTCGACGCCCTGGCGCGCCACCAGCATCCCTGGCCGAAGCACTTCAAGCGCCTGCACGAGCGCATCCAGTCGCTCGACTTCGGCAGCGCGCTGCGGATCGGCCGGGAAATGTTCGAAGAGCTCTGA
- a CDS encoding two-component system response regulator: MPEDTQPFDTIILIVDDQVSDIQLLGEAAKGLGVIHFASNGWQALEMARRLRPDVILLDIEMPDMDGFEVCQALMADPKLCDAAVIFVTAYNQVSHELRALQLGGVDFISKPLNLPVARARIRTHTRLRRMAKILANQDPLTNLPNRLLLTDRLAQAIESARRSGQRVGLLLLDLDNFKAVNDGEGHAIGDAILQETARRLTEHSRTMDTVCRPGGDEFVILLPEVQGFEAVGDYAERLQALIGEPYVVRNNSYHLSASIGISLYPDDSQDPESLYRHADSAMYQAKTSGRNGYCFFSSDIEQRMRARHLLDRNMRLALELGVFEVFYQAKVAAADQHIVGVEALIRWRNGEGRLIPPAEFIPLAEETGLIVPIGQQILLRACQDTRRWNDAGHDLRVSVNISAVQFRDERFVSQVADILAQTGVQPQRVELEITEGVLASDSLGSRQTLAALRELGVRIAIDDFGTGYSSLAYLKRFPVDVLKIDQSFVRDMLHDHSDAAIIQAIVMLGEALDLELVAEGVETRAQEQALLALGCNVMQGYLYCRPIPCEAMTELLLTGLPH, encoded by the coding sequence ATGCCCGAAGACACTCAGCCTTTCGACACGATCATCCTGATCGTCGATGACCAGGTCAGCGACATCCAACTGCTCGGCGAGGCCGCCAAGGGGCTGGGTGTCATCCATTTCGCCAGCAATGGCTGGCAGGCCCTGGAGATGGCCCGGCGGCTGCGCCCGGACGTCATCCTGCTGGACATCGAGATGCCCGACATGGACGGCTTCGAGGTCTGCCAGGCACTGATGGCCGACCCCAAGCTGTGCGATGCCGCGGTCATCTTCGTCACCGCCTACAACCAGGTTTCCCACGAACTGCGTGCCCTGCAGCTGGGCGGCGTGGACTTCATCTCCAAGCCGCTGAACCTGCCGGTCGCCCGCGCGCGCATCCGCACCCACACGCGGCTGCGGCGGATGGCGAAGATCCTCGCCAACCAGGACCCGCTGACCAACCTGCCGAACCGCCTGCTGCTCACCGACCGCCTGGCCCAGGCCATCGAGTCCGCGCGACGCAGCGGCCAGCGCGTCGGCCTGCTGCTGCTCGACCTGGACAACTTCAAGGCGGTCAACGACGGCGAAGGTCACGCCATCGGCGACGCCATCCTGCAGGAAACCGCGCGCCGGCTGACCGAGCACTCGCGGACGATGGACACCGTGTGCCGGCCCGGCGGCGACGAGTTCGTCATCCTCCTGCCGGAGGTGCAGGGCTTCGAGGCCGTCGGCGACTACGCCGAGCGCCTGCAGGCGCTGATCGGCGAACCCTACGTCGTGCGCAACAACAGCTATCACCTCTCGGCCAGCATCGGCATCAGCCTCTACCCCGACGACAGCCAGGACCCGGAGTCGCTCTACCGGCATGCCGACAGCGCCATGTACCAGGCGAAAACCTCCGGGCGAAACGGCTACTGCTTCTTCTCCTCGGACATCGAGCAGCGCATGCGCGCCCGCCACCTGCTCGACCGCAACATGCGCCTGGCCCTGGAGCTGGGCGTGTTCGAGGTGTTCTACCAGGCCAAGGTCGCCGCCGCTGACCAGCACATCGTCGGCGTCGAGGCGCTGATCCGCTGGCGCAACGGCGAAGGCCGGCTGATCCCGCCCGCGGAGTTCATTCCGCTGGCCGAGGAAACCGGGCTGATCGTGCCCATCGGCCAGCAGATCCTCCTGCGCGCCTGCCAGGACACGCGGCGCTGGAACGACGCCGGCCACGACCTGCGGGTCAGCGTGAACATCTCCGCCGTGCAGTTCCGCGACGAGCGCTTCGTCTCCCAGGTCGCCGACATCCTCGCGCAGACCGGCGTGCAGCCGCAGCGAGTGGAGCTGGAGATCACCGAAGGCGTGCTCGCCAGCGACAGCCTGGGCTCGCGCCAGACCCTGGCCGCCCTGCGCGAACTGGGCGTGCGCATCGCCATCGACGATTTCGGCACCGGCTATTCCAGCCTGGCCTACCTCAAGCGCTTCCCGGTGGATGTACTGAAGATCGACCAGAGCTTCGTCCGCGACATGCTCCACGACCACAGCGACGCCGCCATCATCCAGGCCATCGTCATGCTCGGCGAGGCCCTCGACCTGGAACTGGTGGCCGAGGGGGTGGAGACCCGCGCCCAGGAGCAAGCCCTCCTCGCACTGGGTTGCAACGTCATGCAGGGCTATCTGTACTGCCGGCCGATTCCCTGCGAGGCGATGACCGAACTGTTGCTCACCGGCCTGCCGCACTGA